From Phaeocystidibacter marisrubri, the proteins below share one genomic window:
- a CDS encoding dihydrolipoamide acetyltransferase family protein: MAQHELIMPKMGESVAEATIINWLKEEGETIEMEESVLEIATDKVDSEVPSPVEGTLVKRLFAENDVVKVGEVIAIIETEGGDAAPTASSNGSETPKESNTPAAPAAASEAEKRVSDAMEATGSIARESNGRFYSPLVRSIAETEGISQSELDSIEGTGSEGRVTKSDILNFIENRGSAPAKPAAPAATPAAAPAAPAQGGGMPKYTGTIPVFPGDEIVEMDRMRKLISEHMVMSKHVSPHVTSFVEADVTNIVNWRNKIKKSYEAREGEKITFTPIFIEALAKAIKDFPNINISVDGTNLIKHRQINIGMAAALPSGNLIVPVIKNADQYNLNGLTKQVNDLANRARAGKLSPDEIKDGTYTLTNVGSFGNVMGTPIINQPQVAIMAVGAIQKKPSVIETPEGDMIAIRHKMFLSHSYDHRVVDGALGGMFVRRVADYLEQWDPNRDI, translated from the coding sequence ATGGCTCAACACGAATTGATCATGCCCAAAATGGGCGAAAGTGTAGCTGAAGCTACAATCATCAATTGGCTCAAAGAAGAAGGCGAAACCATTGAAATGGAAGAGTCTGTCTTGGAGATTGCCACTGATAAAGTAGACAGTGAAGTTCCGTCTCCAGTGGAGGGAACACTCGTTAAGAGATTGTTTGCTGAAAACGATGTGGTAAAAGTTGGTGAAGTAATTGCTATCATCGAAACAGAAGGCGGCGACGCTGCCCCAACTGCTTCGTCGAATGGAAGCGAAACCCCAAAAGAGAGCAACACTCCGGCTGCTCCAGCGGCTGCATCTGAAGCTGAAAAGCGCGTTTCTGACGCAATGGAAGCTACGGGAAGTATTGCACGCGAAAGCAACGGTAGATTCTACTCTCCTTTGGTACGCAGCATTGCAGAAACTGAAGGCATCTCTCAATCTGAACTCGATTCAATTGAAGGAACAGGATCTGAAGGCCGCGTAACGAAAAGTGACATTCTTAATTTCATCGAAAACAGAGGTTCTGCTCCAGCTAAGCCAGCAGCACCTGCAGCTACCCCGGCAGCAGCTCCAGCAGCTCCAGCACAAGGTGGTGGAATGCCTAAGTACACGGGTACAATCCCTGTATTCCCTGGTGATGAAATCGTAGAAATGGACCGTATGCGTAAGCTTATCTCCGAACACATGGTGATGAGCAAGCACGTTTCTCCACACGTAACAAGCTTTGTTGAAGCCGATGTAACCAACATCGTCAACTGGAGAAATAAGATCAAGAAATCCTACGAAGCTCGCGAAGGCGAAAAAATCACCTTCACTCCAATCTTCATTGAAGCTTTGGCAAAGGCGATTAAAGACTTCCCGAACATCAACATTTCTGTTGATGGAACCAATTTGATCAAGCACCGCCAAATCAATATTGGTATGGCTGCTGCACTTCCTTCAGGTAACCTTATTGTTCCTGTTATTAAGAATGCAGATCAATACAACTTGAATGGCTTGACCAAGCAAGTAAACGATTTGGCCAATCGCGCACGCGCCGGCAAATTGTCACCTGACGAAATCAAGGACGGAACGTACACCCTTACCAATGTCGGTTCATTCGGCAATGTGATGGGTACACCTATCATCAACCAACCTCAAGTAGCCATCATGGCTGTTGGTGCTATTCAGAAGAAGCCTTCTGTAATTGAAACACCAGAGGGAGATATGATTGCCATTCGTCACAAGATGTTCTTGAGTCACTCCTACGACCACCGCGTTGTAGACGGTGCACTAGGTGGAATGTTTGTTCGTCGAGTTGCTGATTATCTGGAACAATGGGATCCGAACAGAGATATCTGA
- the clpB gene encoding ATP-dependent chaperone ClpB produces the protein MKLDKFTIKSQEAIQAAQQLAMDRGHQAISDAHIMEGILEVDDQVLPFLLKKLGANLDPIRTAVRAHIESLPRVEGGQQYLSREANDVLSKAQGAAQKNGDEFVSLEHVLIGLLSANGTVSRILKDAGINQKDLQIAIDELRKGSKANTASAEDSYNALGKYALNLNELADTGKLDPVIGRDDEIRRILQILSRRTKNNPILVGEPGVGKTAIAEGLAHRIVQGDVPENLKSKVIHSLDMASLIAGAKYKGEFEERLKAVVKEVTSSDGEIILFIDEIHTLVGAGGGEGAMDAANILKPALARGELRAIGATTLNEYQKYFEKDKALERRFQKVIVAEPDTESSISILRGIKDKYETHHKVRIKDEAIISAVELSQRYITDRFLPDKAIDLVDEAASKLRLEINSKPEEIDVLDRKIMQLEIEQEAIKREDDKKKLALIKEELANLREDRNALAARWEGEKEIVERIQKAREDIERFKHEADQAERAGDFGKVAELRYGRIKEAEEDLKKSEADLEARETGNSLINEEVTSEDIAEVVSKWTGIPVNKMLESERSKLLRLEEELHKRVVGQDEAISAVSDAIRRSRAGLGDDKRPIGSFIFLGSTGVGKTELAKTLASFLFDDENALTRIDMSEYQERHAVSRLIGAPPGYVGYDEGGQLTEAVRRRPYSVVLLDEIEKAHPDVFNILLQVLDDGRLTDNKGRTVNFKNTIIIMTSNLGSQLIQEKLADYDENRPNDVMNSLKDEILTMLKAHMRPEFINRVDEIVTFTPLSSKEISGIVDIHLQQLKKMLAKKDITLDFTPEAVGHIARVGFDPLFGARPVKRVIQREVLNPLSVKIIGEEVTADSVILVDEFEGNIVFRNI, from the coding sequence ATGAAACTCGATAAATTCACCATCAAATCACAAGAAGCCATCCAAGCTGCTCAACAGCTCGCGATGGATCGCGGGCATCAGGCCATTTCTGATGCTCATATTATGGAGGGAATTCTTGAAGTTGACGATCAAGTCCTCCCCTTCCTACTCAAAAAATTGGGGGCAAATCTAGACCCCATTCGAACAGCAGTCCGTGCACACATTGAAAGTCTGCCTCGCGTAGAAGGAGGTCAGCAGTACTTGAGTCGTGAAGCAAACGACGTTCTCAGCAAAGCGCAAGGCGCCGCTCAAAAAAACGGTGATGAATTCGTATCACTAGAACATGTTCTTATTGGGTTGCTTTCTGCCAATGGTACCGTTAGTAGAATCTTGAAAGATGCAGGTATCAATCAAAAGGATCTTCAAATTGCCATTGATGAATTGCGCAAAGGGTCCAAAGCAAATACCGCCAGTGCAGAAGACAGTTACAATGCTCTGGGTAAGTATGCGCTCAACCTAAATGAACTTGCAGATACCGGTAAACTTGATCCTGTAATTGGTAGAGATGACGAAATTCGTCGCATCCTTCAAATTCTCTCAAGACGAACCAAGAACAACCCTATCCTCGTGGGAGAACCAGGGGTAGGTAAAACTGCGATAGCCGAAGGTTTAGCACACCGTATCGTTCAAGGAGATGTTCCGGAAAACCTAAAATCGAAAGTCATTCACTCATTGGATATGGCCAGTTTGATTGCTGGTGCCAAATACAAAGGTGAGTTTGAAGAACGACTAAAGGCAGTGGTAAAGGAAGTAACGAGCAGTGATGGAGAAATCATCCTCTTTATTGATGAAATTCACACATTAGTTGGTGCTGGTGGTGGTGAAGGGGCCATGGATGCCGCTAACATTCTTAAGCCAGCATTGGCAAGAGGAGAGCTGAGAGCTATCGGAGCAACAACCCTGAATGAATATCAGAAGTACTTCGAAAAGGACAAGGCGCTTGAACGTCGATTCCAGAAAGTGATCGTTGCTGAACCGGATACCGAAAGTTCGATTTCCATCTTGCGTGGGATCAAAGACAAGTATGAAACCCATCACAAAGTTCGAATCAAGGATGAGGCAATAATCTCCGCTGTAGAACTTTCACAACGCTACATCACTGATCGATTCTTGCCAGACAAGGCCATCGATTTGGTAGACGAAGCTGCTTCGAAATTGCGACTTGAAATCAACTCAAAACCTGAGGAAATTGACGTCTTGGACCGCAAGATCATGCAACTTGAAATTGAACAGGAAGCCATTAAACGCGAGGACGACAAAAAGAAGTTGGCTCTTATTAAAGAGGAGTTGGCAAATCTACGCGAAGACAGAAACGCGCTTGCTGCAAGATGGGAAGGCGAAAAGGAAATCGTTGAGCGCATCCAAAAAGCGAGGGAAGATATTGAGCGCTTCAAGCATGAAGCTGATCAAGCTGAACGCGCTGGGGATTTCGGGAAAGTGGCAGAACTCCGCTATGGACGCATCAAAGAAGCCGAAGAAGACTTGAAGAAAAGCGAAGCTGATCTAGAAGCGCGAGAAACCGGCAATTCGCTTATCAATGAAGAGGTTACCTCAGAAGACATTGCCGAAGTCGTTTCTAAATGGACAGGTATACCAGTGAATAAAATGCTGGAATCTGAACGCTCCAAGCTCTTGCGCTTAGAAGAGGAACTCCACAAAAGAGTAGTTGGTCAAGATGAAGCCATATCTGCAGTTTCCGATGCCATTCGCAGAAGTAGAGCAGGTTTAGGTGATGACAAACGACCCATTGGTAGTTTCATCTTCTTGGGCTCAACCGGAGTAGGTAAAACCGAATTGGCGAAAACACTTGCGTCATTCCTCTTTGATGATGAAAATGCGTTAACGCGCATTGATATGAGCGAATATCAAGAGAGACACGCAGTGAGCCGACTCATTGGAGCACCTCCGGGCTATGTTGGATATGATGAAGGAGGCCAACTCACTGAAGCAGTTCGCAGAAGACCGTATTCGGTTGTCTTGCTCGACGAAATAGAGAAAGCACATCCAGATGTATTCAACATTCTGCTTCAGGTCTTGGACGATGGTCGACTTACCGACAACAAAGGTCGTACGGTCAATTTTAAAAACACCATCATCATCATGACCTCCAACCTCGGTTCTCAATTGATCCAGGAGAAACTGGCAGACTATGACGAAAACAGGCCAAATGATGTGATGAATTCATTGAAAGATGAAATTCTCACGATGCTAAAAGCGCACATGCGACCAGAATTTATCAATCGTGTGGATGAAATTGTCACCTTTACTCCACTGAGTTCAAAAGAAATTTCAGGAATTGTTGACATCCATCTACAACAGCTCAAAAAGATGCTGGCGAAAAAGGATATTACTCTGGATTTCACTCCAGAAGCTGTAGGTCATATTGCGCGCGTTGGATTTGATCCACTTTTTGGCGCTAGGCCCGTAAAACGAGTGATACAGCGAGAAGTACTCAATCCTCTATCGGTGAAAATCATCGGTGAAGAAGTGACTGCAGACAGTGTAATTCTCGTAGATGAATTTGAAGGAAACATCGTTTTTAGGAACATATAA
- a CDS encoding T9SS type A sorting domain-containing protein — translation MKKSHTFRLRSNALALITAFSSVAMLGQSNDGVQNVELFPEKSTPEVVEVSGIFSMEVTWTGVQSRIESINWDNFGLSNSGSAYLRILDAEGTELYTGYPTERSNGDHQFEVASVFFETGFTYTLEFDLNQTSISIYSNNVFPWRPDNADPIDIESTELIGVADQPVDPDKVFPYFTMNMVYGVGLEETTHESWSTYPNPATDWISLPELTTSAQVDFYSVSGQLVHSENAEANQSSISTSTLAAGMYIVAVRGENGELIARSTVTVE, via the coding sequence ATGAAGAAGTCGCACACCTTCAGATTACGCTCTAATGCTTTGGCCCTCATCACCGCTTTTTCGTCGGTTGCTATGCTGGGTCAATCCAATGATGGCGTTCAGAATGTTGAACTCTTTCCGGAAAAGTCTACACCAGAAGTGGTTGAAGTGTCTGGGATTTTCAGCATGGAAGTTACATGGACAGGTGTGCAGTCTCGAATTGAATCCATCAACTGGGATAATTTTGGACTGAGCAATTCAGGTAGTGCATATTTGCGAATTCTTGATGCCGAAGGCACAGAGCTGTACACAGGCTACCCAACTGAGCGTTCCAACGGAGATCATCAATTTGAAGTGGCATCCGTCTTCTTCGAAACAGGCTTCACTTACACCTTGGAATTTGACCTCAATCAAACCAGTATTTCTATCTACTCCAACAACGTATTCCCTTGGAGACCAGACAATGCTGATCCTATTGATATTGAAAGTACAGAGTTAATCGGAGTAGCAGATCAACCCGTTGATCCCGACAAAGTATTCCCCTATTTCACTATGAATATGGTATACGGTGTGGGTCTAGAAGAAACGACCCATGAATCTTGGTCTACTTATCCGAATCCTGCTACAGATTGGATTTCATTGCCTGAATTGACAACCTCCGCTCAAGTAGATTTCTATTCAGTTAGTGGCCAATTGGTTCACTCAGAAAATGCAGAAGCGAATCAATCTAGCATCTCTACATCTACCCTAGCCGCTGGAATGTACATTGTGGCTGTCCGCGGTGAAAATGGTGAACTGATTGCTCGTTCAACCGTCACAGTAGAATAA
- a CDS encoding 3'-5' exonuclease: MELQLKRPICFFDLETTGINVVKDRIVEISIMKVFPDGERESRTWLVNPTIPIPKESSDIHGITDDKVKDKPTFKELAHRVYDMVKDSDLAGYNSNKFDIPLLAEEFLRADVDFEMNKRVAVDVQNIFHRMEQRTLSAAYKFYCGKDLENAHTAEADVTATYEVLKSQLDKYEELQNDMEWLSEFSNRQRVVDFAGFIAYNEKDEEVFTFGKYKNHLVKDVLDKDPGYYGWILNSDFPLYTKKILTSIKLKGMKM; encoded by the coding sequence ATGGAGTTACAACTCAAAAGACCTATTTGCTTTTTCGATTTAGAAACCACAGGCATCAATGTGGTAAAAGATCGAATCGTGGAAATTTCCATCATGAAAGTATTCCCAGATGGAGAACGCGAAAGCAGAACCTGGTTAGTAAATCCTACTATTCCCATTCCAAAAGAGTCGTCTGACATTCACGGAATCACCGACGACAAGGTGAAAGACAAGCCAACGTTCAAAGAACTGGCGCACCGTGTATACGACATGGTGAAGGATAGCGACCTGGCGGGATACAACTCTAATAAATTCGACATTCCGCTTTTGGCTGAAGAATTCCTTAGAGCTGATGTTGATTTTGAAATGAACAAGCGAGTGGCTGTAGACGTACAGAATATTTTCCACCGAATGGAGCAACGCACGCTTTCTGCAGCTTACAAGTTCTATTGCGGAAAAGATCTAGAAAATGCCCATACCGCAGAGGCTGATGTTACTGCGACCTATGAAGTTCTAAAGTCTCAATTGGACAAGTACGAGGAATTGCAGAACGACATGGAATGGCTGAGTGAATTCTCAAATCGTCAGCGTGTAGTAGATTTTGCCGGATTCATCGCCTACAATGAAAAAGACGAGGAAGTCTTCACTTTTGGAAAGTATAAGAATCACTTGGTGAAAGATGTATTGGACAAGGATCCAGGGTATTATGGTTGGATATTAAATTCCGATTTCCCCCTTTACACCAAGAAAATCCTCACATCTATCAAGCTAAAGGGAATGAAGATGTAA
- a CDS encoding fumarylacetoacetate hydrolase family protein: MKILCIGRNYIDHAKELNNPVPSEPVIFGKPDSAILPNGQDFYIPEFSSEIHHELELVVRICKHGKHIQPKFAKKYYDRVTVGIDFTARDLQSKLKSKGLPWEISKGFDGSAIVGDFVGIDELETDIQNTDIRLTVNGETAQHGNTSEMIFQVDDLISHLSTYYTLRQGDLIFTGTPAGVAAVKQGDCLEGFINNRSTFKVDVK, translated from the coding sequence ATGAAAATTCTATGCATTGGTCGGAATTACATTGACCACGCAAAAGAGTTGAACAATCCCGTTCCATCAGAACCCGTCATTTTTGGCAAGCCCGATTCGGCGATTCTACCCAATGGACAGGATTTCTACATCCCAGAATTCAGTTCGGAAATCCATCACGAGCTTGAATTAGTGGTACGTATTTGCAAACATGGGAAGCACATTCAACCCAAGTTTGCCAAAAAATACTACGATAGAGTTACCGTTGGAATCGACTTCACCGCTCGAGATTTACAATCCAAATTGAAGAGCAAGGGCCTACCTTGGGAAATCTCTAAAGGATTTGACGGATCGGCAATTGTAGGTGATTTTGTGGGGATAGATGAACTCGAAACCGATATTCAAAATACTGATATACGCCTGACTGTGAACGGGGAAACAGCGCAGCATGGCAATACTTCTGAAATGATTTTTCAAGTGGATGACCTCATTTCGCATTTGTCTACGTACTATACATTAAGACAAGGCGACTTGATTTTCACTGGAACTCCTGCTGGGGTTGCAGCCGTAAAGCAAGGAGATTGTTTAGAAGGATTTATTAATAATCGAAGCACTTTTAAAGTAGACGTTAAATAA
- a CDS encoding T9SS type A sorting domain-containing protein, with protein sequence MKKWLPLLGLLLLGTASHAQFVTLFQENFDGGTVTTTAETEDNLGGPSVAGGWSSNTSLAVSNPNSFHATRTPNKSKYLYTSVFSTATLAYVTLEFDHIAKINLVQQGRLEYSVDNGTTWTQVPASTTYLGSSTGYPSTNYFNGTSYANPSNTPYWDPLANTTPNASWWAHETFDLTPIIVNATTPYTQVQLRWGLVDVNPNPSVATYAGWFIDNIEIIGATCELQPPVLDWSFATARQPVGARYQTSQEIRLEVSDAGSGVDTVWLYYNINGGPDSVIVMTPTVAGSCPTTAQYFHQIDSLNIGDTVRWRVEATDCACPNTTIYPGPASPDPYATFWLDTPPPRKCGQTSVNSFPYLISNLPWTENFENPALWSAGSGSGDAGSSHRGTFPMGNPPAGRNWQVSPLPTNAGYGWSVRSGATGTANTGPAGDATTGNGKYLYTEASQGSSPVNTSPLITPCIDLPQNTCAVLEFRYHMYGSDLDVQLPGVLRVDIDTSTSTANSGFNAYVNGIEILVGQQNTSSSDPWQTAIIPLEDYAGQTVNFRFFGVKRTSGAKQDIAIDDVKIYEPDPVDMEMISFVNPINGLCSYSNAEDIEIVMRSKGCLSQDSIPVGFSVSLNGGTPVIHTDLVTDTLDLGSSLQRIYNPKADLSGYGLFEIYAWVDMPGDGDRDNDTIGPLYIEHIQPISTFPYVMTFDDPSWVYGDGTLNNPGTFGTTDWEQFPPHNQAQIGFVVNREVTEDHNTGPRRDFSNFGQYLYADSRAVGQNFGRIELTRCLDLTSMTHPTFSFWYHMYGSNIDFLKIQVQLDGSTAWSDINGGTISNNVPPHTHETDAWKYKNVDLTPYVGGLIRLRVLVRSKGTSNATDVAIDNVMIWDEDGQTDVGAAYITSPVVVNKTVATLPQAKVYIQNFGESAVSNIPVNITITDACDPTQTQTLTYTHPGPLAAHSGTEVTFPTTPNYPLGTFEMRAWTGMTGDANSYNDTTVSYSATFQSLSIPYAENYDSCGFDTKGWFSQGGLLAWEHGTPNKGGGWTTAFSSPNSWNVANNFDYQNQDEYLRVPPLIDFDTVVGAILRFRHKFNFAANDGGRLEYFQNGQWNQFGFNSSQVGINWYGNAGVGAFNGQEAWTGNQPWAISEFPLLIWNFNTNPLRLRYAMQTTNTSSGGQGWSIDDFQVIVPPQNSVSPIFGDTKEYLVVPNNPATILAKVQNTGEKTLDSCSIQFRVDNGPWSPIEYVAPDNGTWYKGRVIPFEFDTKTVPLAPGQHTIDIQTSLPISTYDGMPKNDNRPADDMFSFTVDVLQDVTPTRDTSAYCNDFEDASLTPLVALHSYNKNRDHDWEFGTPNHPLLNGTHSGVNAWATRLDSNYHNLTESSLHTPFFALVPDSTYKMEFWHKMSGEEYHDGGGVEFSFNGGITWYALGQVFPSGDWYNTTHVTSLSRLNGGWTGNFGWTHSSCSFQVDTPGTVVFRWRFAADYTVDGAGWIIDDFCFNITGEAPTTGPISINELEKNAISSIQLYPNPAVDYTDIQLIAAENGDAKFTVTNLVGQTLQTINERITVGKNNIRINTSELTNGVYIVSTELNGEVSTIKFVVAR encoded by the coding sequence ATGAAAAAATGGTTACCCCTACTGGGGCTTTTGCTGTTGGGAACTGCCTCGCACGCTCAGTTCGTAACGCTGTTTCAAGAAAATTTTGATGGCGGTACTGTCACTACGACAGCCGAGACTGAAGATAACCTTGGTGGTCCTTCGGTTGCCGGTGGATGGTCTTCCAACACCTCCCTTGCAGTTTCGAACCCAAATAGCTTCCACGCTACAAGAACTCCGAATAAGTCGAAATACTTATATACTTCGGTATTCTCTACAGCTACACTCGCTTATGTAACTTTAGAATTTGACCACATTGCCAAGATTAACTTGGTACAACAAGGTCGTTTAGAGTACTCTGTAGACAACGGTACTACTTGGACACAAGTTCCTGCCTCTACTACCTACTTAGGTTCTAGTACAGGTTACCCATCTACGAACTACTTTAACGGTACATCGTACGCCAACCCAAGCAATACTCCTTATTGGGATCCGTTGGCAAACACCACTCCAAACGCTTCGTGGTGGGCGCACGAAACCTTTGACCTAACACCAATTATTGTTAATGCAACTACTCCGTACACGCAAGTACAACTTCGTTGGGGTTTAGTTGATGTAAACCCTAATCCAAGTGTTGCCACGTATGCTGGATGGTTCATTGATAACATCGAAATCATCGGTGCAACGTGTGAGCTTCAGCCGCCAGTTCTCGATTGGAGCTTTGCGACGGCTCGTCAACCCGTAGGTGCTCGTTACCAAACAAGTCAAGAAATTCGCTTAGAAGTGAGCGATGCAGGCTCTGGTGTGGATACTGTATGGTTGTATTACAACATCAATGGTGGTCCAGACTCAGTGATTGTAATGACTCCAACCGTTGCAGGCTCATGTCCTACTACAGCTCAGTACTTCCACCAAATTGACAGCTTGAATATTGGCGACACCGTTCGCTGGCGAGTTGAAGCTACTGACTGTGCCTGTCCGAATACTACCATCTATCCTGGTCCAGCATCGCCGGATCCATACGCTACTTTCTGGCTAGATACTCCTCCTCCACGTAAATGTGGTCAGACTTCTGTAAACAGTTTCCCTTATTTGATTTCCAACTTGCCTTGGACAGAGAACTTTGAAAACCCTGCCCTTTGGTCGGCTGGTTCTGGTTCTGGTGACGCGGGTTCATCTCACCGTGGTACATTCCCTATGGGTAATCCTCCTGCGGGTCGAAACTGGCAAGTCTCCCCTCTTCCTACCAATGCGGGTTACGGTTGGAGTGTTCGTTCTGGAGCCACAGGTACAGCAAATACAGGCCCTGCCGGAGATGCGACTACCGGTAATGGTAAGTATCTCTATACAGAAGCCTCACAAGGTTCTTCTCCAGTGAATACCTCACCGTTGATTACTCCTTGTATTGACCTTCCACAAAACACATGTGCAGTACTTGAATTCCGTTACCACATGTACGGTTCTGACCTTGACGTGCAACTTCCTGGTGTACTCCGTGTTGACATTGACACCTCTACAAGCACTGCTAACTCAGGATTCAATGCGTATGTGAACGGTATTGAGATTCTTGTGGGTCAGCAAAACACTTCTAGTTCAGACCCATGGCAGACAGCTATTATTCCTCTAGAAGATTATGCTGGTCAAACAGTTAACTTCCGTTTCTTCGGTGTAAAGAGAACTTCTGGAGCGAAGCAAGATATCGCGATTGACGATGTAAAGATTTACGAACCAGATCCAGTGGATATGGAGATGATTTCATTCGTAAATCCTATCAACGGCTTGTGTTCATATAGCAATGCTGAAGACATAGAAATTGTAATGCGTTCTAAAGGATGTCTTTCTCAAGACTCAATTCCAGTAGGATTTAGTGTGAGCTTGAACGGAGGTACTCCTGTAATCCATACAGATTTGGTTACAGATACACTCGATCTTGGTTCATCGCTTCAACGCATCTACAATCCTAAAGCTGACTTGAGTGGTTACGGTTTGTTTGAGATTTACGCTTGGGTAGATATGCCTGGTGATGGAGACCGTGACAACGATACAATCGGTCCACTTTACATTGAGCACATTCAGCCGATCTCAACCTTCCCTTACGTCATGACATTCGACGATCCAAGTTGGGTGTACGGTGATGGTACATTGAATAACCCAGGTACTTTCGGTACAACCGATTGGGAACAATTCCCGCCACACAACCAAGCTCAAATTGGCTTCGTTGTTAATCGTGAAGTAACGGAAGATCACAACACAGGTCCACGTAGAGACTTTTCAAATTTTGGTCAGTACCTCTATGCAGATAGCCGCGCTGTTGGACAGAATTTCGGTAGAATTGAGCTTACTCGCTGTCTTGATTTGACAAGCATGACTCATCCTACATTCTCGTTCTGGTATCACATGTACGGTTCAAATATTGATTTCCTCAAGATTCAAGTTCAGCTTGATGGATCTACAGCTTGGTCAGACATTAACGGCGGTACGATTTCAAATAACGTACCTCCTCACACCCACGAGACTGACGCTTGGAAATACAAGAATGTCGACCTAACTCCTTATGTTGGTGGCCTAATCCGTCTACGCGTACTCGTTCGATCTAAAGGAACGAGCAATGCTACAGACGTGGCGATTGATAACGTAATGATTTGGGACGAAGATGGTCAGACAGACGTTGGTGCAGCCTACATTACTTCCCCTGTTGTTGTAAACAAAACGGTGGCTACACTTCCACAAGCTAAGGTTTACATTCAAAACTTTGGTGAGTCTGCTGTGTCTAACATTCCAGTGAACATCACTATTACAGACGCTTGTGATCCTACTCAAACTCAAACGCTAACGTACACTCACCCTGGCCCTCTCGCAGCGCACTCGGGTACAGAAGTAACCTTCCCTACTACTCCAAATTACCCATTGGGTACATTTGAAATGAGAGCTTGGACAGGAATGACGGGTGATGCAAATAGCTACAACGACACCACGGTTAGTTACTCTGCTACTTTCCAGTCTCTATCCATTCCTTATGCTGAAAACTATGACAGCTGTGGATTCGATACGAAAGGTTGGTTCTCTCAAGGAGGTCTTCTTGCTTGGGAGCACGGTACACCAAACAAAGGTGGAGGATGGACTACTGCATTTAGCTCACCTAACTCTTGGAACGTAGCGAACAACTTCGACTACCAAAACCAAGACGAATACTTGCGCGTACCACCACTTATCGATTTTGATACAGTTGTGGGTGCAATCCTCCGCTTCCGTCATAAGTTCAACTTTGCAGCAAACGACGGTGGTCGCCTCGAATACTTCCAAAACGGTCAGTGGAACCAGTTCGGTTTCAACTCATCACAAGTGGGTATTAATTGGTATGGCAATGCCGGAGTTGGCGCCTTTAACGGTCAAGAAGCTTGGACTGGAAACCAGCCTTGGGCAATTTCAGAATTTCCACTCTTGATTTGGAACTTCAACACCAACCCACTGCGCTTGCGTTACGCAATGCAAACGACCAATACTTCTAGTGGTGGTCAAGGTTGGAGTATTGACGATTTCCAAGTGATTGTTCCTCCTCAAAACAGCGTGAGTCCAATCTTTGGTGACACGAAAGAATACCTCGTTGTTCCTAACAACCCTGCTACGATTCTTGCCAAGGTTCAAAATACAGGTGAGAAAACACTGGACTCATGTTCAATCCAATTCCGTGTAGATAACGGCCCTTGGTCACCAATTGAATACGTTGCACCAGACAATGGTACATGGTACAAAGGAAGAGTGATTCCATTTGAATTCGATACGAAGACCGTTCCTTTGGCTCCTGGTCAGCACACAATCGATATTCAGACTTCGCTTCCTATCAGCACGTATGATGGTATGCCGAAGAATGACAACCGCCCTGCGGATGACATGTTTAGCTTCACCGTTGATGTATTGCAAGACGTAACTCCGACAAGAGATACTTCTGCTTACTGTAACGACTTTGAAGATGCATCCCTCACTCCACTTGTGGCTCTTCACTCTTACAACAAGAACAGAGATCACGACTGGGAGTTTGGTACGCCGAACCACCCATTGTTGAACGGTACTCACTCAGGTGTAAACGCGTGGGCAACTCGTTTGGATTCGAACTACCATAACTTAACGGAGAGCTCACTTCACACTCCTTTCTTTGCTCTCGTTCCAGATTCTACCTACAAAATGGAGTTCTGGCACAAGATGAGCGGTGAAGAATACCACGATGGTGGTGGTGTAGAATTTAGCTTCAACGGTGGTATCACTTGGTATGCATTGGGTCAAGTATTCCCTAGTGGCGACTGGTACAACACTACTCACGTTACATCACTGAGTAGATTGAACGGTGGTTGGACAGGGAACTTTGGATGGACACATTCTTCTTGTTCATTCCAAGTTGACACCCCAGGTACAGTAGTATTCCGTTGGAGATTTGCGGCTGATTACACCGTAGACGGTGCAGGTTGGATTATTGATGACTTCTGTTTCAATATTACCGGCGAAGCGCCAACAACTGGTCCAATCAGCATCAATGAGCTTGAGAAAAATGCGATCTCTAGCATCCAGCTCTACCCTAACCCAGCGGTAGACTACACCGATATTCAACTCATCGCAGCTGAAAACGGAGATGCTAAGTTTACAGTAACCAATCTCGTAGGTCAGACACTTCAGACCATCAACGAGAGAATTACAGTAGGCAAGAACAACATTCGAATCAATACCTCTGAATTGACGAACGGTGTTTACATTGTAAGTACTGAATTGAACGGAGAAGTAAGTACAATTAAGTTTGTAGTTGCTCGATAG